The segment AGAAAGTACAATCATTTCATAAATGTATTGTGCCAAATCTATTTGATGTTCACCATGAGGCAGAATTAACAATTCATCATTATCATTGTTGAATTCTTCACCGAACTGGACAACCAATTTAATTTTTCCTTTGATAGGCAAGTCAAATTGTTCTCCTGTCAAATCACAAGGAACATTAACGGTTCCTTTGTGTGCAAAGCTTACTTCCAGCATTGTTGCCTTTTTTTCTAAAACAACATTTACCTTTACAGCACAGCTTTCAAATTCATCAAAATTAAATTCGTCAAAGAACTTTTTCTCGATATTA is part of the Flavobacterium sangjuense genome and harbors:
- a CDS encoding YceD family protein, whose translation is MKSTNEYLIPFIGLKIGKHHFEYNIEKKFFDEFNFDEFESCAVKVNVVLEKKATMLEVSFAHKGTVNVPCDLTGEQFDLPIKGKIKLVVQFGEEFNNDNDELLILPHGEHQIDLAQYIYEMIVLSIPPKRVHPGVKDGTLQTEALKRLNELQVKDEEVIKREEESDPRWDELKKLLTDK